From Mesorhizobium sp., the proteins below share one genomic window:
- a CDS encoding TRAP transporter large permease, producing the protein MLAILFLTFFVLLVINMPIALALGIAAAVTLVVDPTLPINSIVTRAFVGVDSFTLLAIPFFIIAGELMNACGITERIVAFARSLVGHIRGGLAHVSIVSSMFFSGISGSATADASALGSMMIPAMKKNGFDADYAVAVNASSSAMGPIIPPSIMMVIYGSIANVSIAQLFLGGFVPGVMVAVGLMGMAYYIARKRNYPAIPRSELPPALSALRGASWALLMPVIILGGIFSGVFTATEAGVVAVAYAGLVGTFVYKTLTFRLVGQLLVDSAVTTAAAMFLIAMATSFAWLLAWGGFGAAVLDVLGGISTNPTIALLLILLFILILGLFIEGIPILIIFTPVLLPVILGLGIDPVFFGVILVMAVVIGSVTPPVGILTYICCAIAGITISQAFRVLVPFCAVLIAVLFICAVFPVFIMAVPTMLGR; encoded by the coding sequence ATGCTTGCCATCCTGTTCCTGACATTCTTCGTGCTTCTGGTCATCAACATGCCGATCGCCCTTGCGCTTGGCATCGCCGCGGCGGTGACGCTGGTGGTCGACCCGACCTTGCCGATTAACAGCATCGTGACCCGCGCCTTTGTTGGCGTCGATTCCTTCACGCTGCTGGCCATTCCCTTCTTCATCATCGCCGGAGAATTGATGAATGCCTGCGGCATCACCGAAAGGATCGTGGCCTTCGCACGCTCCCTGGTCGGACACATCCGTGGCGGTCTAGCGCATGTTTCCATCGTGTCGAGCATGTTCTTTTCGGGCATTTCGGGATCGGCCACGGCCGATGCATCGGCGCTGGGTTCGATGATGATCCCGGCGATGAAGAAGAACGGGTTCGATGCCGACTACGCCGTCGCGGTCAATGCATCGTCGAGTGCAATGGGTCCCATCATCCCGCCTAGCATCATGATGGTGATCTACGGCTCGATCGCCAATGTCTCGATCGCGCAGCTTTTCCTCGGCGGGTTCGTGCCGGGTGTCATGGTCGCGGTCGGGCTGATGGGAATGGCCTACTACATCGCCCGGAAACGCAACTACCCGGCCATCCCGCGAAGCGAACTGCCGCCCGCCCTTTCGGCCTTGCGGGGAGCTTCCTGGGCGCTGCTCATGCCAGTCATCATTCTTGGCGGAATCTTCTCGGGCGTCTTCACCGCGACAGAGGCTGGAGTTGTGGCGGTCGCCTATGCCGGGCTTGTCGGCACCTTCGTCTACAAGACGCTGACCTTCAGACTCGTGGGCCAACTCCTGGTGGACAGCGCGGTGACCACCGCTGCGGCGATGTTCCTTATCGCCATGGCGACGTCCTTTGCATGGCTGCTTGCATGGGGCGGCTTTGGCGCCGCAGTGCTCGATGTCCTAGGCGGGATCTCGACCAATCCGACGATTGCGCTGCTGCTGATCCTTCTTTTCATCCTGATCCTCGGGCTCTTCATCGAAGGCATCCCGATCCTCATCATCTTCACGCCCGTGCTTCTGCCGGTGATCCTCGGCCTCGGAATCGATCCGGTATTCTTCGGGGTCATTCTGGTCATGGCCGTGGTCATCGGATCGGTGACGCCGCCCGTCGGCATCCTGACTTACATATGCTGCGCCATCGCCGGCATCACGATTTCACAGGCGTTCCGCGTGCTCGTGCCGTTCTGCGCCGTCTTGATCGCGGTTCTGTTCATCTGCGCCGTGTTCCCCGTCTTCATTATGGCCGTTCCGACCATGCTCGGCCGCTGA